Proteins from one Chitinophaga oryzae genomic window:
- a CDS encoding response regulator, with amino-acid sequence MIHVLIADDHSIVRLGVKQIICSLPGDMYVTEAKTFDETISFIEIRHFDLLILDINMPGGNNLQMIQAVKLRQPDIKILVCSAYEEILYALGYLQTGADGYIEKNSPDDDFRMAVTTVLGGEKYISRAVREQLINKYTRQQEVHQNPFAVLSGREIEVMNLLIKGLPLIKIAEMLHLQLTTVSTYKARIFEKTGVKNVIALVEKAHMYQATSHIGEAVMKV; translated from the coding sequence ATGATACACGTATTGATTGCAGACGACCATTCGATAGTAAGACTTGGCGTTAAACAAATTATCTGCTCTCTGCCTGGTGACATGTATGTTACCGAAGCAAAAACATTTGACGAAACCATTTCTTTTATTGAAATCAGGCATTTCGACCTGCTGATTTTGGACATTAATATGCCTGGCGGCAACAACCTGCAGATGATACAGGCGGTAAAACTTCGTCAGCCTGATATTAAAATACTGGTCTGTTCGGCGTATGAAGAAATCCTGTATGCGCTCGGCTACCTGCAGACGGGCGCTGACGGTTACATTGAAAAAAACTCCCCGGACGACGACTTCAGGATGGCCGTCACTACAGTACTGGGGGGTGAAAAGTATATCAGCAGAGCCGTCAGGGAACAGCTTATCAACAAGTACACCCGGCAACAGGAAGTTCACCAGAATCCGTTCGCCGTACTCTCCGGACGTGAAATTGAAGTCATGAACCTGCTGATAAAAGGCCTTCCGCTGATAAAAATTGCGGAGATGCTTCACCTGCAGCTGACCACGGTGAGCACTTACAAAGCGCGCATCTTCGAAAAAACAGGGGTCAAAAATGTGATCGCTTTAGTGGAGAAAGCACATATGTACCAGGCTACCAGTCATATCGGCGAAGCTGTAATGAAAGTATAG
- a CDS encoding metallophosphoesterase, which yields MIPCLSSIAKSCIATCCGALLGLTLQAQTTLVPFGSTWKYLDNGSNQGTSWRSASFNDASWQEGPAELGYGDGDEATTVSYGSSSSNKYVTTYFRKKFNLSGLGNYTSFTLEFRRDDGIVVYVNGTEVKRDNMPTGTISYTTKASSDASDDGASTQTATIPVSAFVEGSNTIAVEIHQQVVTSSDISFDLQLKGNTGSSSASVVRGPYLQMGNQTAVTIRWRTATAGNTKVKYGTTYGSLTDSVVNTTSSTEHEVRLTNLQPDTRYYYSIGTTTAVLEATDKNYFNTAPPAATTRKIRIAAYGDCGNNSSNQTKVRDAYMNYVGAGHTDVWLLLGDNAYDGGFDNEYQSNFFNIYKDNLLKNILLFPSLGNHDYDNDPSRQDDHNIPYLANFTLPKNGECGGVASGKEEYYSFDYGDIHFICLDSYGRESSKRFYDTTSAQILWLKNDLAANTRKWTIAYWHHPPYTMGSHNSDTESELVKVRQNLIRILERNGVDLILNGHSHDYERSYFIRGHYGLENTFSFSQHAVSNSSAKYDSTTSSCPYVSRSAKTNNGTVYVVAGSAGQVGGTSSSFPHASSYYSNATTGGSLLLEIEGNRLDAKFIAADKTVKDRFTIMKDVNKTTVVNATAGQPLTLTASWPGNYKWDDGSTSRSRTVTPSSTTVYTVNDNATPVICVTDTFKVVTGALMTTAVTESKTTASPAFTCKVYPNPSPNNKLQVEISSKQQQIMRYSIVDLSGRRVQENVWQVSQGTTTHTITLPRGNYILTVVGTNGDRQTQQIVVE from the coding sequence ATGATCCCATGCTTGTCCTCTATTGCGAAATCATGCATCGCTACCTGTTGTGGCGCCCTGTTGGGCCTCACCTTACAGGCCCAGACCACACTGGTCCCTTTTGGTTCCACCTGGAAATACCTCGACAACGGCTCCAACCAGGGCACTTCCTGGCGATCGGCCTCCTTCAATGACGCCTCGTGGCAGGAAGGACCTGCTGAACTGGGCTATGGCGACGGTGACGAGGCTACTACTGTCAGTTACGGCAGCAGCTCGTCCAACAAATACGTCACCACTTACTTCAGGAAGAAGTTCAATCTCAGCGGCCTTGGCAACTACACCAGTTTCACCCTCGAATTCAGAAGAGACGACGGTATCGTAGTATATGTCAACGGCACCGAAGTAAAACGGGACAACATGCCCACCGGCACGATCTCCTACACCACCAAGGCCTCCAGCGATGCGAGCGATGACGGCGCCTCCACGCAGACAGCCACCATTCCCGTGTCGGCCTTCGTGGAAGGCAGCAACACGATCGCCGTGGAAATCCACCAGCAGGTGGTCACCAGCAGCGACATCTCCTTTGACCTGCAACTGAAAGGCAATACCGGCAGCTCCTCCGCGTCCGTGGTGCGGGGCCCTTACCTGCAAATGGGTAACCAGACGGCCGTCACCATCCGCTGGCGCACCGCCACGGCCGGCAACACCAAGGTGAAATACGGCACCACCTATGGCAGCCTCACCGACAGCGTGGTGAACACTACCTCCTCCACCGAACATGAAGTGAGGCTCACCAACCTGCAGCCGGACACCCGCTACTATTACAGCATAGGCACTACCACCGCCGTACTGGAAGCTACTGACAAAAACTATTTCAATACCGCGCCTCCCGCCGCTACTACACGAAAAATCAGGATTGCCGCCTATGGCGACTGCGGCAACAACTCCAGCAACCAGACAAAAGTGCGGGACGCCTATATGAACTATGTAGGCGCCGGTCATACCGACGTTTGGTTACTGCTCGGCGACAATGCCTATGACGGCGGTTTTGACAATGAGTATCAATCCAACTTCTTTAACATATACAAAGACAATCTGCTGAAGAATATCCTGCTGTTCCCATCGCTGGGCAACCACGACTATGACAACGACCCGTCCCGGCAGGATGATCACAATATCCCCTACCTCGCCAACTTCACCCTTCCGAAAAACGGCGAGTGTGGCGGCGTTGCATCCGGTAAGGAAGAATACTATTCCTTCGATTACGGCGACATCCACTTCATCTGCCTGGACTCCTACGGAAGAGAAAGCAGCAAGCGCTTCTACGATACTACCAGCGCGCAGATACTGTGGCTTAAAAACGACCTCGCCGCCAATACCCGTAAATGGACGATCGCCTACTGGCACCATCCCCCCTACACTATGGGCAGCCACAACTCCGATACGGAAAGTGAACTGGTAAAGGTAAGGCAGAACCTCATCCGCATACTGGAACGCAACGGCGTAGACCTCATCCTCAACGGCCACAGTCACGATTATGAGCGCTCTTATTTTATCCGCGGCCACTACGGGCTGGAAAACACGTTTTCCTTCTCGCAGCATGCCGTCAGCAACAGCAGCGCGAAATATGACAGCACCACCAGCTCCTGCCCCTATGTGTCCAGGTCCGCAAAGACCAACAATGGCACGGTATACGTGGTGGCCGGTTCCGCCGGACAGGTAGGCGGTACCTCTTCTTCTTTCCCGCACGCGTCTTCCTATTATTCCAATGCCACTACCGGTGGTTCTCTCTTGCTGGAAATAGAAGGCAACCGCCTGGATGCGAAGTTCATCGCGGCAGACAAAACCGTTAAAGACCGCTTTACGATCATGAAAGACGTCAACAAAACCACTGTGGTAAACGCTACTGCCGGACAGCCGCTCACCCTCACCGCTTCCTGGCCGGGCAACTACAAATGGGATGACGGCTCCACCAGTCGCAGCAGAACGGTTACGCCCAGCAGCACCACCGTGTATACCGTTAACGACAACGCTACGCCCGTCATCTGCGTCACCGACACTTTCAAAGTAGTGACCGGCGCCCTGATGACGACAGCTGTAACAGAGAGTAAGACAACAGCATCACCGGCATTCACCTGCAAAGTGTATCCCAACCCATCTCCCAACAACAAACTACAGGTAGAGATCAGCAGCAAACAGCAACAGATAATGAGATACAGCATTGTAGACCTTTCCGGCAGAAGAGTACAGGAAAATGTATGGCAGGTATCCCAGGGCACCACCACGCACACCATCACGCTGCCACGGGGGAATTACATCCTGACGGTAGTTGGCACTAACGGAGACAGGCAAACGCAACAGATAGTAGTAGAGTAA
- a CDS encoding carboxymuconolactone decarboxylase family protein: MEARMKNPAKVLNVNPAIQSMMSSIYLSGISLELLEYLGLRVSQMNNCELCIDQSFVRAGEDPVIGKRIEQVLDWKKSTAFNEAERAALEVTEAITLLKERYDSVSDALWSTLANHYNEAERAAIVVFVAAMNMFTRINVATRQTTADWE, from the coding sequence ATGGAAGCAAGAATGAAAAATCCAGCGAAGGTATTGAATGTTAATCCGGCCATTCAGTCTATGATGTCTTCGATCTACCTAAGCGGTATTTCTTTGGAACTGCTGGAATACCTCGGTTTGAGGGTCAGCCAGATGAACAATTGCGAGCTGTGCATCGATCAGTCTTTTGTCCGCGCCGGGGAGGACCCGGTTATTGGAAAACGAATAGAACAAGTGCTGGACTGGAAGAAATCGACAGCTTTCAATGAAGCAGAACGAGCGGCACTGGAGGTTACAGAAGCTATCACGCTATTAAAAGAGAGATATGATTCTGTTTCTGACGCCCTCTGGTCAACACTGGCAAATCATTATAACGAAGCGGAACGCGCCGCCATTGTAGTGTTTGTTGCTGCCATGAACATGTTCACGCGTATCAATGTTGCTACCAGGCAAACGACCGCAGACTGGGAATAA
- a CDS encoding alpha/beta fold hydrolase, giving the protein MEKVLYKTLETDGLNIFYREAGDPAHPALLLMHGFPSSSHMFRRLLPALAREGYYAVAPDFPGFGYSSYPQADSFSYTFENIARIVAAFVEKMQLQKFALYLHDYGSTIGMRVALMHPEKITALIFQDGNSYEEGLGKEWDTTKAYWDNPTQENRDRLPEWLNAEGTRQQYLAGIPDEQLPLFSPDTWTLDWALMNRPGHIDAHFALFEDYRTNREYFPLFQAFFRQTQLPALVIWGRHDAYFNVAEAACYQRDLPDAEIHILDAGHKALESHFEEISALMINFLHRVLH; this is encoded by the coding sequence ATGGAAAAGGTACTGTATAAAACCCTCGAAACAGACGGACTGAACATTTTCTACCGCGAAGCCGGAGATCCTGCCCATCCTGCACTGTTGCTGATGCACGGCTTTCCCAGTTCCTCCCACATGTTCAGAAGGCTGCTGCCGGCGCTTGCACGGGAAGGCTACTACGCCGTTGCACCCGACTTTCCCGGATTCGGCTACAGCTCGTATCCGCAGGCGGACAGTTTCTCCTACACTTTTGAAAATATTGCGCGTATTGTGGCCGCTTTTGTAGAAAAAATGCAACTGCAAAAATTTGCGCTGTACCTGCATGACTACGGCTCCACCATAGGCATGCGCGTAGCTTTGATGCACCCGGAGAAAATTACCGCCCTGATCTTCCAGGACGGTAACTCCTATGAAGAAGGTCTGGGCAAAGAGTGGGACACCACCAAAGCCTACTGGGACAACCCGACGCAGGAAAACAGGGACCGGCTACCGGAATGGCTAAACGCAGAAGGTACCCGGCAGCAATATCTTGCCGGCATCCCTGACGAACAGTTGCCGCTTTTCAGTCCAGACACCTGGACGCTGGACTGGGCGCTGATGAACCGTCCGGGCCATATCGATGCGCACTTCGCCTTGTTTGAAGACTACCGGACCAATCGGGAATACTTTCCCCTGTTTCAGGCCTTTTTCCGGCAGACGCAACTTCCGGCGCTGGTGATATGGGGCCGGCACGACGCCTATTTCAACGTTGCGGAAGCAGCCTGTTACCAGCGCGATCTCCCCGATGCGGAGATCCATATCCTGGATGCCGGCCACAAAGCGCTGGAAAGCCATTTCGAAGAAATCAGTGCGCTTATGATCAACTTCCTGCACCGGGTGCTGCATTAA
- a CDS encoding sensor histidine kinase, whose protein sequence is MNLIVCLHLCLLHFMPATPSLPADTAIYYAVRHFTDEDGLPQNSIKGIVPDKNGFLWLPTENGLTRFDGSYFFNFSTDNLPGLKSSRMGRTYPSDTAIAVENDIGEILTVTQSRVKHIGRTMPGYEYQRYKASNKDYYPIRGWPDDYGAHFAKICPVVMPQTSETYFSVYRDTISHINKGKTDYRIVQPQLDLLRLFVCDSRLFYLNKDGHIIGWHKDQPMKITLTGDLLSDTAFSKCKMELYWNLAARQVFVYTDRACYLLQPQAHGRMHSVMVAKDFDMHQAYITAVYYDQANRRVFLGSSTKGLYIYTRQQFTVRKSDASEEEVFYAQAPFSGNAVITATGLSFGKNGKYNWLPLSYGEDTLEKYALARDQQGRYWGRKGFSLVGVSPDFSKVVRKIELPYLIGTVYAGPNGNIWVGGQFPGLYYLNTTSPDDTLQFLPAKVEDVTYIKEGQLPGLLWVGTSKGLYRVHLPSGRTDTIRGLEQGNIRSIYVPRQKEVWITTYNKGVFLYRNDRLVALPLDGQRYMITTHCITEDYEGYFWLTTNKGLFRVRRQDMLDYADGKQRDVFYYYFGKDQGFNTNEFNGGCQPCAFKYENGDISLPSLDGLVQFTPSAVRMEMPDQKIFVDWMEHNLKQTAADDHFELPNGFKTFRLHISSPYFGDQRNLYFYYSLDKDGWQEEEIWLPVNSDRTITLSSLPSGDYSIRVRKLKGFGKDQYIEKVIRIRVQEAFYEKGWFRLAALFALICLVILIYKIRVRHIQEQNKLLELKVHNRTEKLEETMAILQESDEQLRKQGLMHKHLLTAITHDIKTPLRFLLRVNNNDPSSDRLKEEEIKTVTYESLYRMHYLVDNLIHYMRTTYQTGEFSEEVIDLPWLVEEKMAIFKPVSDSKRIQLMNHVPPGTTVVANKLLLTVILHNLLDNAVKYTVHGSVTVTVEKSGDLLTIHVSDTGSGMPQAVVDWMNQPENDGTGHSISTGIGLILIRELLPAIHGRLTARPGKERGTILSLQLRRYDW, encoded by the coding sequence ATGAACCTTATTGTCTGTCTTCACCTATGCTTGCTGCATTTTATGCCGGCGACGCCCAGTCTCCCGGCGGATACCGCAATATATTACGCTGTCAGGCACTTCACGGATGAGGATGGATTGCCTCAAAACAGTATCAAAGGCATTGTACCGGATAAAAATGGTTTTCTGTGGCTGCCTACAGAAAACGGCCTCACGCGGTTTGATGGCAGCTACTTCTTTAACTTCAGCACCGACAACCTGCCCGGACTGAAAAGCAGCAGGATGGGACGGACGTATCCCAGTGACACTGCCATCGCTGTAGAAAACGATATCGGGGAAATACTGACGGTCACCCAGAGCAGGGTGAAACATATAGGCCGAACAATGCCTGGATACGAATACCAGCGGTATAAAGCCAGCAATAAGGATTATTATCCCATCCGCGGATGGCCCGACGACTATGGAGCGCATTTTGCCAAAATATGCCCGGTCGTTATGCCGCAGACTTCCGAAACTTATTTTTCTGTTTACAGGGATACCATCTCCCATATAAATAAAGGGAAGACAGATTATCGCATTGTTCAGCCGCAGCTGGACCTGCTGCGTTTGTTCGTTTGCGATAGCCGGCTGTTTTACCTGAACAAAGACGGACATATCATCGGGTGGCATAAAGACCAGCCGATGAAAATTACGCTGACAGGCGACCTGCTGTCGGACACAGCGTTCAGCAAATGTAAAATGGAGCTGTACTGGAACCTTGCGGCACGGCAGGTTTTCGTGTATACGGACCGTGCCTGTTATCTGCTGCAGCCCCAGGCGCATGGTCGTATGCATAGTGTTATGGTGGCGAAGGATTTTGACATGCATCAGGCTTACATCACCGCTGTCTATTATGATCAGGCAAACAGGCGCGTTTTCCTCGGCAGCTCTACCAAAGGCCTCTATATCTATACCAGGCAGCAATTTACCGTCCGTAAATCGGATGCTTCGGAAGAGGAGGTTTTTTACGCCCAGGCTCCCTTCTCCGGTAATGCGGTGATAACAGCCACCGGGCTTTCGTTCGGAAAGAACGGAAAATACAACTGGCTGCCGCTGTCGTATGGTGAAGATACCCTGGAGAAATATGCGCTGGCCCGCGATCAGCAGGGCAGGTACTGGGGAAGGAAAGGCTTTTCACTCGTCGGCGTATCTCCCGACTTCAGTAAAGTGGTACGCAAAATTGAATTACCTTATCTCATCGGCACCGTTTATGCCGGCCCAAATGGAAACATATGGGTAGGTGGCCAGTTTCCGGGACTGTATTATTTGAACACCACCTCGCCGGATGACACCCTGCAGTTCCTGCCTGCCAAAGTTGAGGACGTTACCTACATCAAAGAAGGACAGCTTCCCGGCCTGCTATGGGTAGGTACCAGCAAAGGCCTGTACCGGGTACACCTGCCTTCCGGACGTACAGACACTATCCGCGGACTGGAACAGGGAAACATACGAAGCATCTATGTGCCCAGGCAAAAAGAAGTCTGGATCACCACCTATAACAAAGGCGTTTTTCTCTACCGTAACGACCGGCTGGTGGCCCTGCCGCTGGATGGCCAGCGGTATATGATCACTACCCATTGTATTACGGAGGATTACGAAGGGTATTTCTGGCTGACCACCAACAAAGGCCTCTTTCGCGTCAGGCGGCAGGATATGCTGGACTATGCCGACGGAAAGCAGCGCGACGTGTTTTATTACTATTTCGGGAAAGACCAGGGCTTTAATACCAACGAGTTTAACGGCGGCTGCCAGCCCTGTGCCTTTAAATATGAGAACGGAGATATCTCCCTGCCTTCGCTGGACGGACTGGTGCAGTTTACGCCGTCGGCTGTCCGGATGGAGATGCCCGACCAGAAAATCTTCGTCGACTGGATGGAACACAACCTGAAGCAAACGGCCGCGGACGACCACTTCGAACTGCCTAACGGCTTTAAAACCTTCCGGTTGCACATCAGTTCCCCTTATTTCGGGGACCAGCGGAACCTGTATTTCTACTATAGCCTGGACAAAGACGGTTGGCAGGAAGAAGAAATATGGCTGCCTGTAAACAGCGACAGGACCATCACGCTGTCGTCGTTGCCATCCGGCGATTATAGTATCCGGGTCCGAAAACTGAAAGGTTTCGGCAAAGACCAGTACATCGAAAAAGTGATCAGAATTCGCGTGCAGGAAGCCTTCTACGAGAAAGGATGGTTCAGGTTAGCGGCCTTGTTCGCTCTGATCTGCCTGGTTATCCTGATTTATAAAATACGTGTCCGGCATATACAGGAACAGAACAAACTGCTGGAATTAAAAGTCCACAACCGCACGGAGAAGCTTGAGGAAACAATGGCCATCTTACAGGAGTCAGACGAACAGCTCCGTAAGCAGGGCTTAATGCATAAACACCTGCTGACGGCCATTACCCATGATATCAAAACGCCGCTGCGCTTTTTGCTGCGCGTCAATAATAATGATCCGTCTTCAGACAGGCTGAAGGAAGAGGAAATAAAAACGGTTACCTACGAGAGCCTCTACCGTATGCACTACCTGGTGGATAACCTGATCCATTATATGCGGACTACCTACCAGACGGGAGAATTCTCAGAAGAAGTCATAGACCTGCCCTGGCTGGTGGAAGAAAAGATGGCCATCTTTAAGCCGGTGTCTGATTCAAAACGCATCCAACTGATGAATCACGTTCCTCCGGGAACGACAGTGGTGGCCAATAAGCTTCTCCTGACAGTGATACTTCATAACCTGCTGGATAACGCCGTTAAATATACGGTCCACGGAAGCGTAACGGTGACGGTGGAAAAAAGCGGGGACCTGCTCACGATACATGTGTCAGATACCGGCAGCGGTATGCCGCAGGCAGTCGTGGACTGGATGAACCAGCCGGAAAATGACGGTACCGGTCATTCCATCAGCACAGGGATTGGCCTGATACTCATCAGGGAATTGCTGCCGGCGATCCACGGCCGGTTGACCGCCCGCCCGGGAAAAGAGCGGGGTACTATACTTTCATTACAGCTTCGCCGATATGACTGGTAG
- a CDS encoding cytochrome c peroxidase, with protein MKTILSSLLLAALTFMQLRWSPAPATVKPAAALETWFSQQMGVVGDSLQQLQLAIRRHAPAATRQRLFRAARRAYKRTEFLTEYYYPHLIRSINGPALPFADGENSRAILAPQGFQVMEEKLWAQPIPDKELLAAVTALREQFTALQSQTDPYGFMDAYVLDAMRFEIYRIIAQGISGFDSPVALLSMEEAAAALEGVEHAAALYAGRLTDTTVKHTLGARFKAAQQYLLQHTDFNAFDRLHFITTYANPLSASLLSLQQQLSLQVPQERRILSPDAPHLFAMRYYNANGYSPNYESDPTEARIQLGQRLFYDPVLSGNLQRSCASCHQASKAFTDGMAKNTALGSKETIARNTPTLLNTAFQSKQFYDSRAIFLENQVSDVVHNKREMNGSLEQAARTLRKDSAYIRLFNKAFAAGNNNITEENIANALASFLRSLTSLQSRFDGYMNGDTTALNATEKKGFNIFMGKGKCGTCHFAPLFNGVAPPYFAEPESEVLGVPASNRPHAPLDKDPGKYVLYKISIHRYAFKTPTVRNSALTAPYMHNGVFPTLESVIDFYDKGGGAGLGIAPPNQTLPADKLQLTSQEKKALVAFMQALTDTSSWKAAVRY; from the coding sequence ATGAAAACCATTTTGTCTTCCCTCTTGTTAGCCGCACTAACGTTTATGCAACTACGCTGGTCGCCCGCGCCGGCGACCGTCAAACCTGCCGCCGCGCTGGAAACCTGGTTCAGTCAGCAGATGGGCGTTGTGGGGGACAGCCTTCAGCAGTTACAGCTGGCTATCCGCCGTCACGCGCCGGCCGCCACCCGGCAGCGGTTGTTCCGTGCTGCGCGCCGCGCCTACAAGCGCACTGAATTCCTGACGGAGTACTATTACCCGCATTTAATCCGCAGTATCAACGGTCCGGCTTTACCGTTTGCGGACGGGGAAAATTCCCGGGCGATACTCGCGCCGCAGGGCTTCCAGGTGATGGAAGAAAAATTATGGGCGCAGCCAATACCTGACAAAGAGCTGCTGGCCGCTGTGACAGCGCTCCGGGAGCAGTTTACGGCCCTGCAGTCACAAACGGACCCCTACGGCTTTATGGACGCTTATGTGCTGGATGCCATGCGCTTTGAGATCTATCGTATCATCGCACAGGGTATTTCCGGCTTTGATTCGCCGGTGGCTTTGCTGTCTATGGAGGAAGCCGCAGCGGCGCTGGAAGGGGTGGAGCACGCCGCAGCCCTCTATGCCGGCAGGCTGACGGATACCACGGTGAAGCATACACTGGGTGCCCGCTTTAAAGCGGCACAACAATACCTGTTGCAACACACGGATTTCAATGCATTTGACCGGCTGCATTTTATTACCACTTATGCCAATCCCCTCAGTGCCTCATTGTTGTCGCTGCAGCAGCAGCTCTCCCTGCAGGTACCGCAGGAAAGGAGGATATTGTCGCCCGATGCACCGCACCTCTTTGCCATGCGGTACTATAACGCCAACGGCTATTCGCCCAACTACGAATCAGATCCCACGGAAGCACGGATACAACTGGGACAACGGTTGTTCTATGATCCGGTATTGTCCGGCAACCTGCAGCGCTCCTGCGCTTCCTGCCACCAGGCTTCCAAAGCATTCACCGACGGGATGGCAAAGAATACAGCACTGGGCAGCAAAGAGACTATTGCCCGTAACACCCCCACACTGCTGAACACCGCGTTCCAGTCCAAACAGTTCTACGACTCCCGCGCTATTTTCCTCGAAAACCAGGTATCGGACGTGGTGCACAACAAACGGGAGATGAATGGCTCCCTGGAGCAGGCAGCCCGTACACTGAGGAAAGACAGCGCCTATATTCGTCTGTTTAATAAAGCTTTCGCGGCAGGAAACAACAACATCACGGAGGAGAACATTGCCAACGCGCTGGCTTCTTTCCTGCGTTCGCTCACCAGCCTCCAATCCCGCTTCGACGGCTATATGAACGGAGATACCACGGCGCTGAACGCCACTGAGAAAAAGGGCTTCAACATCTTCATGGGAAAAGGCAAATGCGGTACCTGCCACTTTGCGCCGTTGTTCAACGGTGTAGCGCCGCCTTATTTCGCGGAGCCGGAGTCGGAAGTGCTGGGCGTACCCGCAAGTAACCGTCCGCATGCACCACTGGATAAAGACCCCGGGAAGTATGTACTGTATAAGATCAGCATTCATCGCTATGCTTTCAAAACGCCTACGGTACGTAACAGTGCGCTCACCGCTCCGTATATGCATAACGGTGTGTTCCCTACGCTGGAATCGGTGATCGACTTCTATGACAAAGGCGGCGGGGCGGGACTGGGCATTGCGCCACCCAATCAGACCTTGCCTGCCGACAAGCTGCAACTGACATCACAGGAGAAAAAAGCGCTGGTGGCTTTCATGCAGGCGCTGACAGATACCAGTAGCTGGAAAGCGGCTGTGCGGTACTGA
- a CDS encoding B12-binding domain-containing radical SAM protein → MKIDIIIAYVQRYEFGHEYDFVPPITGIHLAAITPAEHTVAVYHQQVDRINTQTDADLIAISFFSGFAMAAYALAVEFRKRGKTVVAGGPHVTYCQAEALEYFDAIVTGEAESAWPQLLKDAAVGQLKQVYTGGPCDMKDLPTPRYDLLPNKFFIRKVIQATRGCPFSCSFCTVPSLNPGFRLRPVKDVLRDAGYDQFDYWWQRKVVWFWDDNLTIKRPYIRELLQGMIPLKKWWLTQASMDIAKDPELLDLMKASGCIGVFLGIESFGIDSLADANKRQNKIANYSAAVKAIRRRGIAVMAGFIAGFDHDDEQSIVHMADQLMEIGIDVPFLSIMTPFRGTPIYHTLRQEGRIMDDRNWNYYNGYNVAFTPKKIDADQLLQAHRTLWKKSFSPWYAGKRILRGLFTLRRGAFLLSLFMNSFYSYKRVRKNYPIDMTQRHNIVKAVEPVPRFEHGVLA, encoded by the coding sequence ATGAAAATAGACATTATCATTGCGTACGTCCAGCGATACGAATTCGGCCACGAATATGATTTTGTACCGCCCATAACCGGCATCCACCTGGCCGCTATCACGCCGGCGGAACATACGGTGGCGGTGTACCACCAGCAGGTAGACCGTATCAACACCCAAACGGACGCTGACCTCATCGCCATCTCCTTTTTCAGTGGTTTCGCCATGGCGGCCTACGCGCTGGCAGTGGAATTCAGGAAAAGGGGAAAGACTGTCGTGGCTGGCGGACCGCACGTCACCTACTGTCAGGCCGAAGCCCTGGAATACTTCGACGCCATCGTCACCGGGGAAGCCGAGAGCGCCTGGCCACAACTGCTGAAAGATGCGGCTGTCGGACAACTGAAACAGGTATACACCGGCGGCCCCTGTGACATGAAGGACCTGCCCACTCCCAGGTATGACCTGCTGCCCAACAAATTTTTTATCAGGAAAGTAATACAGGCTACCAGGGGATGTCCCTTCTCCTGTTCTTTCTGCACCGTCCCGTCACTGAACCCGGGCTTCCGGCTAAGGCCCGTGAAAGATGTGCTGCGCGATGCAGGTTACGATCAATTTGACTACTGGTGGCAGCGGAAAGTGGTCTGGTTCTGGGACGATAACCTCACGATCAAACGCCCTTACATCCGCGAGCTGTTACAAGGCATGATCCCGTTAAAGAAATGGTGGCTCACGCAAGCCAGTATGGATATCGCCAAAGATCCCGAACTGCTGGACCTGATGAAGGCATCCGGCTGCATTGGCGTTTTCCTTGGTATTGAATCCTTCGGCATAGACTCCCTTGCCGACGCCAACAAGCGGCAAAACAAAATAGCTAACTACAGTGCTGCCGTTAAAGCCATCCGCCGGCGCGGCATTGCGGTCATGGCAGGATTCATCGCCGGCTTCGATCACGACGATGAACAAAGTATCGTTCATATGGCGGACCAGCTGATGGAAATAGGCATAGACGTACCTTTCCTGAGCATCATGACGCCTTTCAGGGGCACGCCCATCTACCATACGTTACGCCAGGAAGGACGGATCATGGATGACAGGAACTGGAATTACTACAACGGTTACAATGTGGCTTTTACCCCTAAAAAGATCGATGCGGACCAACTCCTGCAGGCCCACCGGACATTATGGAAAAAATCATTCTCTCCCTGGTACGCCGGTAAACGGATACTCCGCGGCCTGTTCACCCTCCGCCGGGGCGCCTTCCTGCTGTCGCTGTTTATGAACAGTTTCTATTCCTACAAGCGCGTCCGGAAAAACTACCCCATAGACATGACCCAACGACATAATATTGTCAAAGCAGTGGAACCGGTCCCCCGTTTTGAACACGGTGTTTTGGCATGA